The following proteins come from a genomic window of Falsibacillus albus:
- a CDS encoding nucleotidyltransferase domain-containing protein, which produces MSPLEAAKRFIDEQYSECSGAMLAGSVVRGEQTETSDLDIVIFVDGLQSAYRESVIFNGWPIEMFVHSMTSYEAYFKSDYDRARPSLQRMLAEGIIIKDFAGLEMIKKQAEGILDEGPAPWTDETIKMKQYFITDALDDFIGSNKRSESIFIASSLADQVHEFILRTNRKWIGASKWIVRALRNHDEGIAHQFVDAFDKFYVTGEKDAVIEFVNQVLEPFGGSLFAGFSMGKQTVEKGGH; this is translated from the coding sequence ATGTCGCCGCTGGAAGCAGCGAAAAGATTCATCGACGAACAATATTCTGAATGCAGCGGGGCTATGCTGGCGGGGAGTGTTGTCAGAGGGGAGCAAACAGAGACTTCAGATCTGGATATTGTGATTTTTGTAGATGGTTTGCAATCTGCCTATCGTGAATCAGTAATATTCAATGGATGGCCCATCGAAATGTTTGTCCACTCGATGACAAGCTATGAAGCATATTTTAAAAGCGATTATGACCGTGCCCGCCCATCATTGCAAAGAATGTTGGCTGAAGGCATCATCATCAAAGACTTTGCAGGTCTGGAAATGATCAAGAAGCAGGCAGAAGGAATTTTGGATGAAGGACCGGCACCGTGGACGGATGAAACCATCAAGATGAAACAGTATTTTATTACCGACGCGCTTGATGACTTTATCGGATCGAATAAAAGATCGGAAAGTATTTTCATTGCCAGCTCTCTTGCAGATCAAGTTCATGAATTCATTTTGCGGACAAACAGGAAGTGGATCGGAGCATCTAAATGGATTGTACGGGCATTAAGGAATCACGATGAAGGGATTGCCCATCAATTTGTTGATGCCTTCGATAAATTTTACGTGACAGGGGAAAAGGATGCGGTCATTGAATTCGTCAATCAAGTATTGGAGCCGTTTGGAGGGAGTTTATTTGCCGGTTTTTCAATGGGAAAGCAAACGGTAGAAAAAGGAGGTCATTGA
- a CDS encoding lipid II flippase Amj family protein: MDIRLIELTALTMIIHFVDTLAYSVRLNSVKSGKFALSISLFNIFVLLSRTANMFQAPLIGGLIGFKILHHDDPLNDIRLVILASSLGTLLGIVLIPTFLKVFSKAVDRLEVKGSIPSIVVEALSVHNIKRMVKTTTKPRKSMLARLRYREIPKRFLLLNTLITAIYTIGVLSAYYAAFFVSEEHRLAASASSGMINGVATILLTILVDPQSAIITDQALRGKRPYGDVKALVVMLILSKFLGTLLGQAFILPAAKMIASFYQ, encoded by the coding sequence ATGGATATTCGCTTAATCGAGTTGACTGCACTGACGATGATCATCCATTTCGTTGATACACTAGCTTATTCAGTGAGGTTGAATTCCGTAAAGAGCGGAAAATTTGCCTTATCGATTTCATTGTTTAATATTTTTGTCTTGCTATCCCGTACTGCCAATATGTTTCAAGCGCCTTTAATCGGCGGGTTGATTGGGTTTAAAATTTTGCATCATGATGATCCGTTAAATGATATCCGGCTCGTAATTTTAGCTTCAAGTCTAGGCACTTTGTTGGGCATTGTCCTCATTCCGACATTCTTGAAGGTTTTTTCCAAAGCTGTGGACCGTCTTGAAGTTAAAGGATCGATTCCATCCATCGTCGTCGAAGCATTGAGTGTCCACAATATAAAACGTATGGTAAAAACCACGACAAAGCCAAGGAAAAGTATGCTTGCAAGATTGAGATACCGAGAAATACCCAAACGATTCCTCCTTTTAAATACACTCATCACCGCAATCTATACAATCGGGGTCCTCTCGGCTTATTATGCGGCCTTTTTTGTCAGCGAGGAGCATAGATTGGCAGCATCGGCATCATCAGGAATGATTAATGGGGTTGCCACCATTCTCTTGACGATACTGGTTGACCCTCAATCAGCCATCATAACCGATCAAGCACTTCGCGGTAAACGTCCTTATGGGGATGTCAAGGCGCTTGTTGTCATGCTCATTCTCTCTAAGTTTTTAGGAACACTGCTTGGACAGGCATTTATTTTGCCGGCTGCAAAAATGATTGCAAGTTTTTATCAATAA
- a CDS encoding nucleotidyltransferase family protein: MSDRGKVISFFKEDEWCLDILQEVQQLNLPDWWVCAGFVRTKIWDVLHGFYEWTPLDNIDVIFFDEDRLEEKYEKAYERRLSELLPGVPWSVKNEARMHHINGMKPYKSSVDAISRFPETATAIGLNLNDWDEIELAAPWGVEDALSMQVRPVPYFCKDQKLASIYENRILKKNWQEKWR, encoded by the coding sequence ATGAGTGACCGTGGGAAAGTGATCAGTTTCTTTAAAGAAGATGAATGGTGTTTGGATATCCTGCAAGAGGTACAGCAGCTGAACCTGCCGGATTGGTGGGTATGCGCAGGATTTGTCAGGACGAAGATTTGGGATGTGCTTCACGGATTCTATGAATGGACACCTTTGGATAATATCGATGTGATTTTTTTCGATGAAGATAGGTTGGAGGAAAAATACGAGAAGGCATATGAAAGACGATTAAGTGAATTGCTCCCAGGTGTTCCTTGGTCGGTGAAAAACGAGGCAAGGATGCATCACATTAACGGAATGAAACCATATAAAAGCTCAGTTGATGCCATATCAAGGTTCCCAGAAACTGCAACTGCGATTGGGTTAAATCTGAATGATTGGGATGAAATCGAACTTGCTGCCCCATGGGGTGTTGAAGACGCCTTAAGCATGCAAGTGCGGCCCGTTCCCTATTTTTGCAAAGATCAGAAGCTTGCATCCATTTATGAAAATAGGATTCTCAAGAAAAATTGGCAGGAAAAATGGCGTTGA
- a CDS encoding histidine phosphatase family protein, with translation MKIGLVRHFKVLHDQPQNKMVSQEDIMAWFAEYDQAEVKKGEVHLGDVKWECCYSSDLPRAVTTAEALFDGRIIQEPAIREIKMYPLFKRNVKLPFWGWAILLRIAWLLHHHSQLERKPLIIQRINVFLDELENSLHEQILIVGHGAMMIYMQKELSMRGYRGPAIRNPKNGRLYLYEK, from the coding sequence ATGAAAATTGGTCTTGTCCGCCATTTTAAAGTACTCCACGATCAGCCTCAAAACAAAATGGTCTCACAGGAAGATATTATGGCCTGGTTTGCAGAATATGATCAGGCGGAAGTGAAGAAAGGTGAGGTCCACTTGGGCGATGTTAAATGGGAGTGCTGCTACTCAAGCGATTTGCCCCGGGCAGTTACAACAGCAGAGGCGTTGTTTGATGGAAGGATCATCCAAGAACCGGCAATTCGGGAAATCAAAATGTATCCGCTGTTCAAACGAAATGTGAAACTGCCATTTTGGGGGTGGGCGATTCTCCTTCGGATAGCCTGGCTGCTCCATCACCATTCCCAGCTCGAACGAAAACCCCTGATCATTCAAAGGATCAATGTTTTTTTAGATGAATTGGAAAATAGCTTACATGAACAGATCTTGATTGTCGGCCATGGTGCCATGATGATCTACATGCAAAAGGAATTGAGCATGAGGGGGTATCGTGGACCAGCCATCAGGAATCCTAAAAACGGAAGGCTGTATTTGTATGAGAAATAG
- a CDS encoding NUDIX hydrolase: protein MKRVFGNKKKEVEYRERHGVYAVVLDQKSEKAGIVRTGSGRFFLPGGGIEEGETQYICLARECLEELGHEIEIATFIGSADQYFLSSKGEAMKSIGFFYLASLGEKVTNPIEPDHELQWMNIEDAQKMLFHEHQAWALETVHKMGRERR, encoded by the coding sequence ATGAAAAGAGTATTTGGGAATAAAAAAAAGGAAGTTGAATATCGAGAACGACACGGTGTTTATGCGGTTGTTTTGGATCAAAAAAGTGAAAAGGCAGGAATTGTCCGAACTGGAAGCGGACGATTCTTTTTGCCTGGCGGCGGAATCGAAGAAGGTGAAACCCAATATATCTGCTTAGCAAGGGAATGTCTGGAGGAATTGGGCCACGAGATTGAAATCGCCACATTCATTGGCAGTGCAGATCAATATTTTCTTTCTTCAAAAGGGGAAGCAATGAAAAGCATCGGATTTTTTTATCTGGCATCTTTAGGAGAAAAAGTGACCAATCCGATTGAACCTGATCATGAACTTCAATGGATGAATATAGAGGATGCACAAAAAATGCTTTTCCATGAGCATCAGGCTTGGGCACTGGAGACAGTACATAAAATGGGGAGGGAAAGGAGATGA
- the tyrS gene encoding tyrosine--tRNA ligase codes for MENIFEKLSAEQKEELERQFSIYAGGVEEIIPSIELKQKLARSILTDKPLKIKLGLDPSAPDVHIGHTVVLNKLKQFQENGHIIQLIIGDFTGKIGDPTGKTAARKQLTDEEVKHNAMTYFEQFGKVLDMSKVELHYNSKWLKELKLEDIIHLAASITVARLLERNDFSNRLAEGKPISLHEFFYPLMQGYDSVMLESDVELGGTDQHFNVLMGRHLQDHFGKEKQVVILLPLLEGLDGVEKMSKSKHNYIGIDEKPHEMYGKTMSIPDDLMIKYFELVTDLTVEEKETVKQDLLNGTLHPRDAKMLLAKTIVAMYHGNEAAAEAEKHFTSVFQNGGMPDEIPVVVVDFDGEVLVIDLLVELELLRSKGEARKMILNGGVKIDGEKIKDIHQNLIVVEGMVIQVGKRKFVKLLRKEG; via the coding sequence ATGGAAAACATATTTGAAAAGCTTTCGGCTGAGCAAAAAGAAGAATTGGAAAGGCAGTTTTCAATCTATGCCGGCGGTGTGGAAGAAATCATTCCTTCGATTGAATTGAAACAAAAGCTGGCGCGATCCATTTTGACGGACAAACCGTTGAAAATCAAGCTGGGCCTTGATCCATCCGCTCCAGATGTGCATATCGGCCATACAGTCGTGTTGAATAAATTGAAGCAGTTTCAGGAAAATGGCCACATCATCCAGCTCATCATCGGGGATTTCACGGGAAAGATAGGTGATCCAACAGGAAAGACGGCAGCAAGGAAGCAGCTTACCGACGAGGAAGTCAAGCATAATGCGATGACTTACTTTGAACAATTCGGGAAAGTTCTTGATATGAGCAAAGTGGAGCTCCACTACAATTCAAAGTGGCTTAAGGAACTTAAACTTGAAGATATCATTCATCTTGCCGCAAGTATCACAGTAGCCCGTTTGTTGGAGAGAAATGACTTTTCCAACCGCTTGGCGGAGGGAAAACCGATTTCGCTTCATGAATTTTTCTACCCGCTTATGCAAGGATACGATTCGGTCATGCTGGAAAGCGATGTCGAACTTGGGGGGACAGATCAGCATTTCAATGTCCTCATGGGCAGACATTTACAAGACCATTTCGGCAAAGAGAAACAGGTTGTCATCCTTCTCCCATTGCTGGAAGGGCTTGATGGGGTGGAAAAGATGTCGAAGTCGAAGCATAACTACATCGGAATCGATGAAAAGCCTCATGAGATGTACGGTAAAACCATGTCAATTCCGGACGATCTGATGATAAAATACTTCGAGCTTGTAACCGACCTTACTGTTGAAGAAAAGGAAACAGTCAAACAGGATCTACTGAATGGGACGCTCCATCCACGCGATGCTAAAATGCTCCTGGCCAAAACGATTGTTGCCATGTATCACGGGAATGAGGCTGCTGCCGAAGCTGAAAAGCACTTTACATCTGTTTTCCAAAATGGCGGAATGCCGGATGAGATCCCTGTTGTAGTAGTGGATTTTGATGGGGAGGTACTGGTCATTGACTTGCTGGTAGAATTGGAGCTGCTTAGATCCAAAGGGGAGGCAAGGAAAATGATTTTAAATGGCGGAGTGAAAATCGACGGGGAAAAAATAAAGGATATCCACCAAAATTTGATTGTAGTTGAAGGAATGGTCATTCAGGTCGGGAAGAGGAAATTCGTGAAATTGTTAAGAAAAGAAGGGTAA
- a CDS encoding DinB family protein — protein sequence MKEIDRILDQLEASMNGNAWHGPSLFELLYEIDAERAAAYPCTSVHSIWEIVLHLTSTHELVIKRLQGIDAVSNEKDDWPSVTSITNDSWEEDLQHLKDLHLQLLTEIHRLADTELDNPIVEGFSTIYRTLHGVIQHILYHTGQIAILRKLTIND from the coding sequence ATGAAAGAAATCGATCGCATTTTGGACCAGCTTGAAGCTTCCATGAACGGAAATGCTTGGCACGGTCCTTCCTTATTCGAACTCTTATACGAAATTGACGCTGAACGCGCTGCTGCCTATCCCTGTACATCCGTCCATTCCATCTGGGAAATCGTCCTCCATCTGACATCCACACACGAACTGGTGATCAAGCGGCTTCAAGGGATCGATGCTGTATCAAATGAAAAAGATGATTGGCCGTCAGTTACATCGATTACAAATGACTCTTGGGAAGAAGATTTACAGCATTTGAAGGATCTTCACCTTCAGCTGTTGACTGAGATCCATCGATTAGCCGACACAGAATTGGACAACCCCATTGTTGAAGGGTTTTCCACCATCTACCGCACGCTGCACGGCGTCATCCAGCATATCCTATACCATACGGGACAAATAGCCATACTAAGAAAGCTCACCATAAATGATTAA
- a CDS encoding AAA family ATPase has translation MISNSSNPYIRRIVLKQDEIESYSEYPFHLPVLQKLHELDLHPNVTIFMGENGMGKSTLLEAIAIASGFNPEGGTLNFSFSTFYSHSILERYIKVIKGANRPKDGFFLRAETFYNVASKIEELDREPLGGKRIIDSYGGLSLHAQSHVESFFSLFSNRFGGNGLYILDEPEAALSPLRQLSMLCRLQELVNKDSQFIIATHSPILMAYPGAKLIELTKEGLHETVLEDTGHYQIMKQFFHDKERMLHHLLHEEE, from the coding sequence ATGATATCAAATTCCAGCAACCCATATATTAGACGAATCGTACTCAAACAGGATGAAATCGAATCATACTCTGAATACCCATTCCACCTACCTGTGCTGCAAAAGCTTCATGAACTTGATTTGCACCCAAATGTCACCATTTTCATGGGCGAGAATGGAATGGGTAAAAGTACACTTTTGGAAGCGATCGCCATTGCTTCAGGATTCAATCCTGAGGGCGGCACGCTTAATTTTTCATTTTCCACATTCTATTCCCATTCCATTCTTGAACGCTATATAAAAGTCATCAAGGGGGCAAATAGACCAAAAGACGGCTTTTTCCTTAGGGCTGAAACGTTTTACAATGTCGCTTCAAAAATTGAGGAGCTCGACCGGGAGCCGCTCGGGGGAAAGCGGATCATCGATTCTTATGGCGGCCTATCCCTGCATGCCCAGTCGCATGTAGAATCTTTTTTCTCCCTATTTTCAAACCGATTCGGCGGAAACGGCCTCTACATTTTGGATGAACCTGAAGCCGCTTTGTCTCCATTGCGTCAGCTTTCAATGCTGTGCCGGCTGCAGGAGCTCGTTAATAAGGATTCACAATTCATCATCGCCACTCATTCCCCGATCCTTATGGCTTATCCAGGGGCAAAACTCATTGAACTGACAAAGGAAGGGCTTCATGAAACAGTTCTCGAAGACACGGGGCATTATCAAATTATGAAGCAATTCTTCCATGACAAAGAGAGGATGCTGCACCATCTTCTTCATGAGGAAGAGTGA